The proteins below are encoded in one region of Purpureocillium takamizusanense chromosome 11, complete sequence:
- a CDS encoding uncharacterized protein (EggNog:ENOG503Q0NV~COG:E~COG:H): protein MEALMPRGYRSVTEYRFREEQTDAIVRATAYHRKDYCRSVIWFSPREHVGIRLSIATPFRRTSNTGFGSLDRLPLELLHDVLLRLDMHSLFKFRQTNLRSRQTVDSLKQYQMVVSHGLNLLCALLRTRLAIGVSLSDFYYALCTKACTFCSEFGGFMSLLTWNRCCFKCLQGALETQVQTLAAVRKQFPLTKAELGQLRSFKTLPGIYSMKESVHKSRITVVSVHQAILVSGQQPHALAQAQPANSGRNQKFNFMGSCALPYYDRRTGRAEHGMSCAGCQLALEKDIIGSRGEKWAFEARDKVYAQDGFLEHFRWCEQAQLLWRSSGEGSNRPTDLPEAARRGGYFNNRE, encoded by the coding sequence ATGGAAGCCCTTATGCCTCGCGGATATCGCTCCGTCACTGAATACCGTTTCCGCGAGGAACAGACCGACGCCATTGTTCGAGCCACCGCCTACCATCGCAAAGACTACTGTCGCTCCGTGATATGGTTCTCGCCTCGCGAACATGTCGGTATTCGTCTGTCTATAGCAACACCCTTCCGGCGGACTTCTAATACGGGATTCGGCTCTCTCGATCGGCTACCCCTCGAGCTCTTGCATGACGTATTGTTACGTCTAGACATGCATTCTCTATTCAAATTTCGACAAACAAATCTCAGATCGAGGCAGACGGTAGACTCTCTCAAGCAATATCAGATGGTGGTCTCGCATGGACTGAACCTTCTCTGTGCCTTGTTACGAACACGACTTGCCATCGGCGTTTCTCTGTCCGATTTTTACTACGCACTATGTACCAAGGCTTGTACTTTTTGCAGCGAATTCGGCGGATTTATGTCCCTCCTAACTTGGAATCGATGCTGTTTTAAATGCCTCCAAGGGGCTTTGGAAACCCAAGTGCAAACTCTTGCCGCTGTCCGGAAGCAATTCCCCTTGACCAAGGCCGAATTAGGCCAACTGAGGTCATTCAAGACTTTGCCTGGAATATATTCGATGAAGGAATCCGTACACAAATCCCGTATTACGGTCGTTTCTGTTCATCAGGCCATATTGGTTTCCGGACAGCAACCGCATGCACTAGCGCAGGCACAGCCAGCGAACTCGGGACGAAATCAAAAATTTAACTTTATGGGGTCGTGCGCACTTCCTTATTATGATAGACGAACCGGCAGAGCCGAACACGGAATGTCGTGTGCTGGGTGTCAACTCGCTCTCGAAAAAGACATCATCGGCTCCAGGGGCGAGAAATGGGCATTCGAGGCTCGCGACAAGGTATATGCACAAGATGGCTTTTTGGAACACTTTCGATGGTGTGAACAAGCACAGCTCCTATGGAGATCGAGTGGCGAAGGTAGCAACCGGCCAACCGATCTACCGGAGGCTGCTCGGAGAGGAGGCTACTTCAACAATAGAGAATGA
- a CDS encoding uncharacterized protein (COG:S~TransMembrane:9 (n8-23c28/29o201-223i235-257o382-408i429-454o466-488i579-599o605-622i634-655o667-692i)~SECRETED:SignalP(1-28~SECRETED:cutsite=VLG-AD~SECRETED:prob=0.8284)~EggNog:ENOG503NXCN), with translation MALPTRPLASTLFVLLSLGCLLLSTVLGADTVYIKGYGIDGKERELDVNRYPALYTRDFDDCLGGESLFNVTKFDAAYYADNLTVLFHLDGTTNIRKESLVLHIAVEAYGENRFNLTYDPCKANIASLCPLNATVPVTAFAVIPISPNDVRGIPSIALGIPDLEGFARLRIFANSTQTEIGCFQAVMTNGNSFSQPQSVGVVMGILTVFAVVASFMTAIYGVSIAHMRMHYANSFAVLVIFETFQSIFFSGTLSVNWPSVLPAWWSNFAWSAGMFANDQLVRSISSFTGTNADISQVGGAGSVPINNGGGLTQQIYGRSLTELMTIDRHDAPALARRATHNASDPYDYTWNGGPRIPGMPMPGTWPGFGGTLSAVNIPPAEAFLVGLIWFLVIFGGMAVLIVLAKLTLDLLVKLKAIKTDGFDYFRSHVGGYLVSTLLRTLLIGFFAMMTLAMFQFSARGPAGPTAVAAIVFVIFLAGLGGITAYACYFRLRDGKFEVGPDTVRLERGTIFKKVPFLATTRESQLGERETADRRYLVGTIPFFRIKFTDHDPNRTPVHQDEAFIKRFGWLAARYRRSRWWFFAVYVGYLFVRACFVGGAVRSPLAQVYGLFIFEILALLIIIKMNPFEGNRNTAIAVWMLSISKIITTGLSIAFLPDFNINRIVATVLGVIIIVVQGFLAVAVLILIGLGMLSSWMSLSRNREKFPGLLEQSRVRYFEHIDARAGDLPPPPKTKEKKKKKGEKEKQPEPSQPYFNVRDVRRAPKIEDESATAEGVLEPPGPPGLSSAAASIRRSRANSASSRCSVASVSRPGRPHRTSWSTKDVAQWDAEMSRGDSARTSRGSSLRLSGLANRDSHGTHTPTRRPPMTPMEESFEDPMLDIPPNIAESTSRTGSSLGESEEARKKENMTEERPPVTPLTASSHEESKGETLETDTADTDPETNAQRDEPDTGAPQKTEDGTKASTTQ, from the exons atggccttgCCAACGAGGCCTCTGGCCTCGACCCTCTTTGTGCTCTTGTCCTTGGGCTGCCTGCTACTGTCAACCGTCTTGGGCGCAGACACGGTCTACATCAAGGGCTATGGAATCGATGGCAAGgagcgcgagctcgacgtcaaTCGATACCCTGCGCTCTACACGCGCGACTTCGATGAttgcctcggcggcgagagctTGTTCAATGTCACCAAATTCGACGCGGCCTACTACGCCGACAATCTCACTGTGCTTTTCCATCTGGACGGCACCACAAACATCCGAAAGGAGAGTCTCGTTC TGCACATCGCGGTCGAGGCGTACGGCGAGAACCGATTCAACTTGACGTACGACCCGTGCAAGGCCAACATTGCGAGCTTGTGTCCACTAAACGCCACCGTGCCCGTCACCGCGTTCGCCGTCATCCCCATCTCTCCCAATGATGTTCGCGGCATTCCCTCGATCGCGCTCGGCATCCCCGACCTCGAAGGCTTCGCACGCCTACGAATCTTTGCCAATTCGACACAGACCGAGATTGGCTGTTTCCAAGCCGTCATGACCAACGGCAACAGCTTTTCGCAGCCACAATCTGTCGGTGTCGTCATGGGCATCCTGACCGTCTTTGCCGTGGTGGCTTCGTTCATGACGGCCATATACGGTGTCAGCATTGCGCATATGCGCATGCACTATGCGAACTCGTTCGCCGTGCTCGTCATATTCGAAACGTTCCAgtccatcttcttctcggGCACGCTGTCTGTTAATTGGCCCAGTGTCCTCCCGGCATGGTGGAGCAACTTTGCATGGTCCGCCGGCATGTTCGCCAACGACCAGCTCGTGCGATCCATCAGCTCCTTCACCGGAACCAACGCTGACATTAGCCAAGTTGGCGGTGCGGGGTCTGTTCCCATCAACAATGGAGGCGGCCTGACACAGCAAATCTACGGCAGGTCTCTGACTGAGCTGATGACGATTGACAGACACGACGCGCCTGCTCTTGCGCGCCGGGCGACGCATAACGCCAGCGATCCATACGACTACACCTGGAATGGCGGGCCTCGGATCCCAGGCATGCCTATGCCGGGCACCTGGCCGGGTTTCGGCGGCACCCTGTCGGCTGTCAATATCCCCCCTGCCGAGGCCTTCCTCGTTGGCTTGATCTGGttcctcgtcatcttcggcggcatggcAGTACTAATCGTGCTAGCCAAGCTTACTCTGGATCTGCTGgtcaagctcaaggccatcaagaCGGACGGATTTGACTATTTTCGCTCTCACGTCGGTGGATACCTCGTCTCGACCCTGCTCCGAACGCTCTTAAtcggcttcttcgccatGATGACCCTCGCCATGTTCCAGTTCTCGGCGCGAGGCCCGGCAGGACCTACTGCCGTGGCagccatcgtcttcgtcatctttctggctggcctgggcggcatcaccgcctACGCCTGTTACTTTAGGCTCCGGGACGGCAAATTCGAGGTCGGCCCCGACACGGTGCGGCTGGAACGCGGGACCATCTTTAAGAAGGTGCCGTTCTTGGCTACAACCAGGGAGAGCCAGCTGGGCGAGCGGGAAACGGCGGACCGGCGATACTTGGTCGGCACAATCCCCTTCTTCCGCATCAAGTTTACCGACCACGACCCAAACAGGACGCCTGTGCACCAGGATGAGGCGTTTATCAAGAGGTTCGGATGGCTGGCCGCGCGATACCGTCGCTCGAGGTGGTGGTTCTTTGCCGTGTACGTGGGCTACCTGTTCGTCAGGGCATGCTTCGTCGGGGGCGCCGTGCGCAGCCCACTGGCTCAGGTGTATGGGCTGTTCATCTTTGAAATCCTGGCgctcctcatcatcatcaagatGAATCCGTTTGAGGGCAACCGAAACACGGCAATCGCCGTCTGGATGCTCTCTATATCCAAGATCATCACGACGGGCCTGTCTATTGCCTTTCTGCCGGACTTTAACATCAACCGCATTGTCGCCACGGTCCTGGGCGTCATCATCATAGTTGTCCAGGGGTTTCTCGCGGTGGCTGTCTTGATACTCATTGGGCTCGGCATGCTATCAAGCTGGATGTCTCTATCGCGCAACCGAGAAAAGTTCCCCGGCCTGCTTGAGCAGTCCCGAGTCCGATACTTTGAGCATATCGACGCGCGGGCCGGAGAcctgcctccgccgccgaagacgaaggagaagaagaagaagaagggggagAAGGAAAAGCAGCCAGAGCCGTCCCAGCCTTACTTCAACGTTCGGGACGTGCGGCGGGCTCCCAAGATTGAGGATGAGTCTGCCACGGCGGAGGGGGTTCTCGAGCCACCCGGCCCTCCTGGGCTATCCAGTGCCGCAGCTAGCATCCGACGCAGCCGAGCGAATAGTGCAagctcgcgctgctcggTCGCCAGCGTCTCCCGCCCCGGTCGACCGCATCGCACATCTTGGAGCACCAAAGATGTTGCGCAGTGGGACGCCGAGATGAGCAGGGGAGACAGCGCCAGAACCTCGCGCGGAAGTTCCTTGCGACTGTCCGGGCTCGCCAACCGAGACTCTCATGGCACCCATACGCCGACAAGAAGACCTCCGATGACGCCAATGGAGGAATCCTTTGAGGACCCCATGCTAGACATTCCACCAAACATTGCCGAGTCGACATCGAGGACTGGGTCGTCTCTTGGTGAGTCGGAGGAGGCCAGGAAGAAGGAAAACATGACGGAGGAGAGGCCGCCAGTGACGCCtttgacggcatcgagcCACGAAGAGTCCAAGGGCGAGACGCTGGAAACGGATACGGCCGACACTGATCCGGAGACCAACGCTCAGAGGGACGAGCCGGACACAGGGGCGCCTCAGAAAACCGAGGATGGGACGAAGGCCTCTACGACACAATAA
- a CDS encoding uncharacterized protein (TransMembrane:1 (i329-350o)) yields MYKRRERTSFNFVFDCFPPRQIDRRVSSFLCVTAAAAKALTESYVVHVPRASARLDERTDKRVCHCLLSLCSISLRARHGIQRRRRRLSKKAFWKRKEKKVNHCETSSPNIPLAATCLQQTPLSFKVETSMLSNGNDIIGCPRCSISVSVSQPLSECFNCAAQAARALPPPTSAWSPSTVASDNDDYEHGSYDYEYADPPPAYDTFTVPRYLEAQMPGPPPRRAISVLDLRATTNLDPGEGRRPNGGGSRSLRSGAGGGGDHAAFRHGGEHSIEAGTRVSGGGEHGGTDTDVRPLGTTTTTPLLQLRPFTRRPAAATAAWEQARTLARACGLLVALVFIAFMIHGLALMVEQGLHQSTV; encoded by the exons ATGTATAAGAGACGGGAGCGCACGTCTTTCAATTTTGTTTTTGATTGTTTTCCCCCCAGGCAGATAGATCGACGAGTCTCTTCTTTTCTGTGCgtgacggcagcagcagcgaaaGCCTTGACGGAGTCCTATGTCGTCCATGTTCCGAGGGCGTCTGCGCGTCTGGACGAACGAACAGACAAACGAGTCTGCCACTGCTTGCTTTCCCTTTGCTCCATCTCCCTGCGCGCCCGGCACGGTattcaacgacgacgacgacgactaaGTAAGAAAGCTTTTtggaaaagaaaagaaaaaaaggtgAATCACTGCGAGACTAGCTCCCCCAACATCCCGCTTGCCGCCACCTGTCTTCAGCAAACCCCCCTCAGCTTTAAGGTTGAGACAAGCATGctcagcaacggcaacgacatCATCGGCTGCCCCCGATGCAGCATTTCCGTGTCTGTCAGCCAGCCCCTCAGCGAGTGCTTCAATTGCGCGGC ACAAGCAGCGAGagccctccccccacccACGTCGGCATGGAGCCCGTCGACAGTGGCGTCAGACAACGACGACTACGAGCATGGCAGCTATGACTACGAATACGCCGACCCGCCTCCGGCGTACGACACCTTCACCGTTCCTAGGTACCTAGAGGCGCAGATGCCaggaccaccaccacgacgcgcCATCTCGGTGCTGGACCTTCGGGCGACGACCAACCTCGACCCAGGAGAGGGACGGCGCCCtaacggcggcggcagccgctCTTTGCGGTCAGgggcagggggagggggagaccACGCGGCGTTCAGACACGGCGGAGAGCACAGCATCGAGGCGGGCACAAGAGtctccggcggcggtgagcACGGCGGCACCGACACGGACGTCCGGCCCCTGGGaacgaccacgacgacgccgctccTGCAGCTTCGGCCGTTTAcaaggcggccggcggcggcaacggcagcatgGGAGCAGGCCAGGACCCtcgcgcgggcgtgcgggcTCCTCGTGGCActcgtcttcatcgcctTTATGATCCACGGGCTGGCGCTCATGGTCGAGCAGGGGCTCCACCAGTCGACCGTCTAA